The stretch of DNA ATCGGTCACCAGTAGTTTCTCGATGCGGTTGCGCTTGAACATCTCGTGCGCCTGCTCGAGCGTGGTTCCCACCGGCACCGTGATCAGGTTTTCGCGGGTCATCACGTCGGCAATCGGCGTGGTCAGGTCATCTATAAAACGCATGTCGCGGTTGGTGATGATGCCCAGCAGCAGGCCGTTGGGGTCGGTAATCGGCACGCCGCTGATGCGGTACTCGCCCATCAGGCGGTCAGCGTCGCCCACAGTGGCATGCGGCGGCAGCGTGATGGGATCGACGATCATGCCGCTTTCACTGCGTTTGACCTTGCGAACCATTTCGGCCTGCGCGTCGATGGTCATGTTCTTGTGGATCACGCCGATGCCGCCTTCACGGGCCATTGCCACGGCCATCGCCAATTCGGTCACCGTATCCATCGCCGCCGACACGAACGGGATATTCAGGCGCACGCGGCGGGTCAATTGGGCCTCTACGTTGACCTCGTGCGGCAATACGGTAGAATGCCGGGGCTGCAACAACACATCGTCGAAGGTGATGCCTTCTTGTCCAAATTTGTAATTAAATCGGTCTGACCCGTTTTCCGGCATTTCTTCCGGCAAGTTGGGGACAGTCGCGGTCGTCGTTGGCGCACTCATGGCCCGGAGTTTACTCCGCTGTGCCCGTGCGTGCGGTGACGGTGTCCACACCAGTGGGCCAGCAAGCGTGCGTTCGCCTCCGTCCGGCGCAGCTTGCACGCCCCACAGCCTCATGCTAGATTTTCCGTCGCCTGCACTATGGGGTCGTAGCTCAGCTGGGAGAGCGCGTCGTTCGCAATGACGAGGTCAGGGGTTCGATCCCCCTCGACTCCACCAGAGAGAATCAAAGAGAAAGCCCGCCATCACAGGCGGGCTTTTTGTTGTTGGATAAATTTTGGGCGCAGAGGGGTGAGCAACGCGGTTACCCTTCCTTAAACCCTCAGCCCCTCTACTTCCGCACGATCACGTCTGGATATTCCGGCAAAGGCTTGATCGGCGTGACTTTTGGCAGATTCAGCGGGAAGGCGGTCACGCGCCCCAGGCGGGTAAAGGTGACAGCGGGCGTGGGCGCTTGCGTTAGCGCAACTTGGGTTCCGGGCAGCTTGGCCAGCGCCGACAGCGGCACATAGGCTACCTTATTCAGCATCCGCACAGGCACGACTTGGCCCACGTCGGTGGCGTTGGCGGCCAGCGTGGCTGTGCGCGGCGTCAGCACCCGCACCGTCAGGCCCAAGGCTCCGGCTGCGGGCGTGAGAGGCAAGTACACCAACCCGGCCTCTAGGCGTGCGCCTGTAGCAGCTGCCCCGGCCAGTTGCGTGGGCGTCAGCACTGGCGCAGGCGGAGGAACAACAACGGGGGGCTTCGGGGTGGCTGGAGTCGTCGGCGTCGTGGGGGTGGTGGGCGGAGTAGGACGGGGCGGCGTGACCGGAGTAGGGGTCGGTGGTTTGGGCGCCGGTGGCAACGTCGCCAACACTGCAGTTGCAGCGGCGCGGCGGGCTTGCGTGCGGGCCTGGGCTTCGGCTGGCGTCAGGACGCGACCCCAGCCCGTCGGCAAGCCGCGAAAGGTCGTCCACGCGCCGTCGGCCAGCGGGCGCTGCTTGGCAAGGGCGCTCAGGCCACCGCCTTCGGTCACGAAATACAACATGCCCTGATCGCTGACGGCCACGCCCGTGTCCATTTTTTTGCCCGTCTTCAGCGTCCAGATGGCTTGCCCGGCCTTGCCCACCGCGTGCAGCGTGCCGCCAAGGTCTCCCACGACAATGGTGCCATCACTCAGTTCGGCAGCGGGCGCGGCGATGGGTGAGCCTGCCTTGTATGTCCACTCGGTTTCGCCGGTGGTATTGATGGCGTACAGGCTCCCGTCGTAGCTGCCAACTACCACGAGACTGCTGCTGGTCACAATCGGGCTGGCATTCACGAACAGGCCCGTCGGCTTAGACCAGCGCACCTTTCCGTCTGGCCCCACTGCATAGATTCGGCGGTCGCTGGAACCGAAATACACGTTGCCCTGCGCGTCTACAGCGGGGCTGCTAAACACCAACGACCCGGCGGCAAAAGCCCACTTCAGCTTGCCATCAGGGGTTAGGGCGTGCATCCGGTTGTCCTGGCCGCCAAAGTAGATGGTGCCATCGGGCGCGATGGCCGGACTGCTAAAAATGGGCGCGGCAATTTTGAGCGACCACAGAATCTTTCCGGCAGGGCTGACGGCGTACACGCTGCCGCCCGCCGTCGTCGCAATGACGCTGCCATCGGGGCGCAGGGCGGGGCTGGCAAACAGGTCGCCGTCCAGCCGGACTCGCCACAGCAGTTTTCCGGCGGTGTCCAGTGAGTACAAATAATCATCGTAAGACGCGGCGATGACATTGCCCTGGGGGGTAATGATGGGATGAGCGCGGCCTATGTCGCCTGTGGCATAGTTCCATTTCTCTACGCCGCGTGCGTCGGTGCGGTGAATTCGGGCATCGGAACCAACGAAGACCAGATCGCCCGTGTCAGAGACAGCGACGCCCGACAGCACGCGCAGTTCCTTGAACCAGGCCACTTGCGGCGCGGCGGTGGGGGCAGTCACGGCGGAGGTGGCGGGGGCAGGAGTGACGCGGGGCACAGTGGTTTGGGCCGACGGGCCTGGGGTCAAGAACACTAACCCGCTGGTCAACATCAGGGTTGTGAATTTTGAGTGAAGATTTCTCATCTGAAGGTAAGCTCCTTTACATTGCCTTTACGGTAAGGCGGGTTGGGCGGGAAGAGGTGGACGCCCGCTAGGGTAGCCCTTAAGATGCGTTTCGTTATGAAGAAGATTCTCATGCTGACCGCGTTCGCGCTCGCTGGCCTTGCCGGAGCGCAGGACACCACCACTCCTACGGAAACCCCCACCACCACGGAAACGACCACCGACACCAGCACCACGACGGAAACCACCACCCAGACGACCACGACTGACGCGCCCACGATGGCTCCTATGAGCGCCAGCGAAGCGTTCGGCAAGGCGCAGGAGTATGCCGTGCAGGCCGATGTGGCCTACCCCGTATCCTTCTACGACCGCACGCTCTGGAAGGCCGCTGTGGACTCCGCCTACGTGGCCGCCACCACCGAAGCCACTAACCGCGACTACAACGCGTACCTGGCTCAGCTGTACACCAAGACCCAGTGGTGGATCAACGCCTACAACGCTTGGGATAAACTGGGCGAACTGAACGAAACCGAGAAAGATTACGCCTCGCTGAGCGCCGCCAAGCTTGCCTTCTTGGCCCTCCAGCGCGGTGACAACGACGGGGCACGTGCCTACGTCGAGAAGGGTATGGCTTGGAAAGACAGCGCCAGCCTGCAAAGCATCATGAAACGCTTGAACTGAGACAACTTTCCTGAAGGCCGCGCTCCCACACCGGGCAGCGCGGCTTTTAGTTTTTCTTTAGATACGGGGGGAACAAATGTGAGAGCTGGCCTGAATGTACTTGTCGTCTCGGATACGCACGGCCTGCTGGCCTTGGCACAGCAGGCTGATGTCGTACTGCACGCGGGCGATGTGGGGAAGCCAGAGATTCTGGCCGCTTTACAGGAAGCCACGCCGGGAGAAGTACACGCCATACGCGGCAACGTAGACCGCGCTGCGCCGCTGAATGCGCTGCCCGAGACTCTGCTGCTGGAACTGGGCGGCGTGTGGGTTTACCTCTTGCACGACCTGAATGGGTTTGACCTTGTGCCGGAAGTGGCGGGCGTACAAGTGGTTATCAGCGGGCATACGCACCAGCCCAAGCTGGAGCAGCGGGGCGGCGTGCTGTACCTAAATCCGGGGTCGGTGGGGCCGCGCCGCTTCCGGCTGCCGGTGGCCTGTGCGTGGCTGCACATCAGAGGCGGCCAGATCACGGCAGAGCCTGTCACGCTGGAGGTTTAGGGACGCTGGCGGGGCCGGGTGCTACGCTCGCCCCATGACTGCCGCCACGCCCATGCTGACCCCCATCATCGGCACCTTGCACGCCTTGCAGGTGCCAATTCCCTATCCCATGAAGACGGTCACGGTGCTGATCGATACAGGCGGCGGCCAGAGCCCCATTACCATGATCGATACGGCACTGGACACGCCCGAAGCGCGGCAGGCCATAGAAGACGGCCTGAGCGAACTAGGGCTGCACTGGCCGGACATAGAGCGCGTCATCATCACGCACCATCACCCCGACCATTACGGCCTGGCGGGGGTTGTAGAGGAACGCAGCGGGGCGGGCGTGTTCATGCTGGACGTGGAAATCGGGCGCGGCGAGCGGTACTGGCACATGTGGGAAGACTGGCTACCGGGGCACATCAAGCATATGCAGGATCATGGCCTGCCGCCGGAACTGCTGGCGACGCTGGAGGCCGACAGTCGCCGGAGCCGCACCCGCGTTCAGCCTGCCGCCCGTGTGCAACCCCTCCGTGAAGGCCAGCACGTGACCTTGGCGGGCCAGGAGTGGGAAGTGCTGTGGCTGCCCGGACACGCCGACGGGCACCTGGGACTCTGGAACGAAACCGATTCCATTCTGATCGCTGGAGACGCCATTTTGCCGCGCATCAGCCCCAACATCGGCCTGTATGCCTACACGCGGCCCGACCCGCTGGGCGACTACCTGCAAACGCTGGGCAAGCTGGAGGCTCTGAATCCCCGGCTGGCCGTGGTGGGGCATCACGGCCCGGTGATGGACGGCGTGCAGGCCCGCGCCCGCCAACTCCGCGCCCACCACCACGAGCGGCTGGATTTTATTCGCGCCGAGGCCACCGCTGAGCCCCGTACCGCCTACGGCCTGTCATTGGCAATGTTTAACCGCGACCTGAACACCAGTGGCCGCCGTTTTGCACTGGCAGAAACGCTGGCCCACGCCGAGCATCTGCGCCTGCTGGGGCAACTGGCCCGCACCTGGCAGGATGAGGGGTGGGTATATCACGGGTGACAAACCGTTAGTGGGAAGTGGTTTGGGGTGAGTGGGCAGGGCGTCTCTGGGGCTTCGTCTAAAGATCTGAGGGAGAGCAAGCCTCTGCGCTCTCTCCCCCCGTCCCCCGAATCCCGCCCAAACCTCAGAAGGCTGACCTTTCCGGCTCTATACTCCGCGCATGACGGAACTGGGGCGCATCGTGAGCGCGTTGACGGCAACTGGACTGGCCGTGGAGACGATGGAAGACGGCGCACTGGTACAGTACGGAGAAAGCCGCGTGGCGCTGTTTACCGAAACCGACCACCGGGGCGGCGTGTTGGTGCGGCTTCACCTCGACCTCGACTTGTTTATAGAAGAAGAAAGCCTGCCCGACATTTTGATCGGCATGAACCTGATGAACCAGGGGCTGGATTATGGGGCGCTGATTCTGGACCCCGTTGAAGATGACGACGAAGACTCGCCAGTAGACGCGCCGGTGGTGGCTTTTGCCGTATTGGGCCGCGCCGTGCTGTGGCTGCCCGACTTGGGGGAAGCCGAACTAGACCGCCTGAACGAGCACCTGCGCCGCTTTGAGGCCGAGGTGACGCAAGTGGTGGAACGGACACTGCATGGGGGCAAGGGCATGAACGCCTGACAGCAGGAAGTAGCTTGTAGGAAGTGGCAACAGAGGGAAGCGGGCCAGAGACTTAAAATCTCTGGCCCCGCTCTATGTCGTATTGCCCTGCTTAGACCCTCAACCCTTAGACAGTCCTTACCGGTCTTGCAGTTTCACGTAATGCGCGTCCGTCGCGCCCGTGTAGACCGCATCTGGGCGCAGCAAACGGTTGTCTTTGGTGTACTCGTTCACGCTGGCGCACCAACCGCTGATCCGGGCCAGCGCAAAAATGGGCGTGAAGTATTCCTTGCGGATGCCGAGATCGCTGTACACGGTGCCGCTGTAAAAATCGACGTTGGGGTAGATGCCCTTCGACCCGATGCGCTCCACGACCGTTTTCTCGATGGTTTCGAGAATCTGGTAGTAGGTGCTTTTGCCTTCTTTGTTCGCCACATGCTCGGCGTAGTCGCGCAGCACGCGGGAACGGGGATCGAAGTACTTGTAGACGCGGTGGCCCACGCCCATGATCTTCTCTTTGCGGTCAAGCTTGCCATTGATGTAGGCGGCGGCCTTGTCGGGCGTGCCCACTTCGTCCAGCATATCCATCACGGCTTCGTTGGCCCCGCCGTGCAGTGGCCCCTTCAGCGCGCCGATGGCCGACACGATGCAGGAGTAGGTATCGCTGAGGGTAGAGGACGTGGCGATGGCCGTAAAGGTGCTGGCGTTCATGCCGTGATCAGCGTGCAGCACGAGCGCGATGTCGAACAAGCGGGCCTGTTCGGGCGTCGGCTCTTTGCCCGTCAGCATGTAAAGGAAGTTGGCGGCGTGCGTCAGATCCATGCGCGGCGCGACGATGGGCTGACCCTCGCGGGTGCGGGCGCTGGCGGCGATGATGGTGGACATCTGGGCAATCAGGCGCAAGCTGATGGCGTAGCGGCCTTCCGGCGTAGTGTCCTCGGCCTGCGGGTCAAACAGCGCGAGGTAGCTGACCGCCGTGCGGAGCGTCTGCATCGGGTGGGCGTGCTTGGGAAAAGTGGCGATTTCTTCGACCAGTTTTTCGGGCAGGGCGCGGTTGGCCCGCAAGTCGGCGTCAAACTTCGCCAGCTCTGCCGCGTTGGGCAAGCGGGCGTGGAGCAAGGCAAAACTCAGTTCCTCGAAGGTACTGTTTTCGGCCCACTCCTGAATGGGAATGCCCAAATGGGTGAGGATGCCCTCGGTTCCGTTGATAAAGGTCAGCTTGCTCTCGGTGAAGAGGACGCCTTCCAGCCCCTTGGCGATATCTGTCATGTTGCGCCTAACATACCACCGGTCAGGGCAGGGGCGGTTCAGAAGCCCGTCAGAAAGCCTGAGCGTTCCTGCTGTGGTGACAACACGAAGCAAAAGAATGGGGCCAATCCGGGGTGGACTGGCCCTGTTTGTTGGCGGTGGAAGTTGTAGATGCTTGTCTAAGGGTTTAAGGAAAGGCAAGTGCTTAAATCGGAATCTGTTCTTAGACCCTTCGCCTCTTGACCCACCTTACTCGCGGGCCACCAGAATCACCGCGCATCCGTCATGATCCGCCGTCGTTTCGGTGGCGGTGTCGATCTTGCCCTTGAAGTCTATGTAGCCCTTCTTCTTGAAGACGGTGTTGGCGGTCAGTTTGTCGGCAAAGTCTTCGCGGGCGATCATGAAGTTGTTGAAGGGATGGCCCGGATTCGGAAACAGGCGGAAGTCTTCGCCACTGACCGCGCCGATGAACACGTAGCCGCCACTGGTCTTGACGGGGCCGAACATGCGCCCGTGATTGTTGCTCTGCCACCAGTTACCGTCGCTGAAGGCTTCGCCGTCGCCCTGAGGATACTGGGCATACAGGCGGCCATTCAGGTAACCAGAATATCCGGTGCTGTGGCCGTTTTTGGGGCCGTAGCCTGCCTTGTTCATGCTGTCCAGCATCCGGGCAGTGGCTGCTTCGGGTGTGGCAGCAAATTTGTCGATCAAGATCACGTTCACGGGTTCGCGCAGGGTACGGCCCTTGTACTTTTCACCCAGCCACGTCGCGTTTTTCAGGTCTTTGGTGATCATCCACAGGCCCATATCGCCCACGTCGTCTATACCCTTAAAGATTTCACCGGGGGCAGGCGCAAAGGTGGCGCGGTCAGGAAGGGGGCCGCTGCTCTGGGCAGGCGCACAGGCATTCATCAAAAGGGCGGCGGAGAACAGGGCAGCGGCGGTCAGGGCAAAGGGAGAACGGTTGCTGGGCATAGGCATTCCTTGTTAAATGACACTTAAGTTGAGCCTGGATTGAATGCGCAGACGGTCACTGGAAATCAGCAAAAGTCTGGTCGTTCTGACGGACAGGAGAACGTAAAATTCTTCACGACCACTGCGCTTAGTTTACTGCACAGAAGGCTATTTATTTCCCTTCTGGCACGAACTGTGAGAGCCGTTCCCACTGGGGGACACTCGCACTTGGTTTGAGGGGGCGCAGGCGGCATGCTGTAGCAGGAGCAAACACACCGGCTGGCAAGCCACACCGCACACGTCGCCCGCCCGGTCAGGCATCACGGTAATGCACACAGGCGCGGGTCAGAATGGGGGCAGAATGAAGATGAAAGACCGCATAACAACTCCGCTGGGGGCCGTCACGCTGCTGCTGCTGCTGGTGGCCCTCGGCCTCGGCCTGGCTTCTCCGCTGGATGTGAATCAGGGCTCGCTGGTGCGCCTGATGTTCGTGCATGTGCCCACCGCCTGGGTCAGCTACCTCGCTTACGGCGGCACGGGCCTGTTTGGGCTGCTGTACCTCATGACTCGGCAGCGCCGCTGGGACAGGCTGGCGATGGCAAGCGGAGAACTGGGCGTGCTGTTTACGGTGGCGACCATCGTGGGCGGGATGCTGTGGGCCAAGCCGACGTGGGGCACCTACTGGGTCTGGGACGCCCGCCTGACCACCACCGCCCTGAGTCTGGTCGTGTACGGCGGTTATCTGCTCATTCGCGCCATGATCGACGACCCCGAACGCCGCGCCCGCGTGTCGGCAGTGGTGGGCATCGTGGGCACGCTCTACATCCCGATTAACTACATGGCGGTGGAATGGTGGCGCGGCGTACACCAGACACAAACGCTGAAGCTGCTGGGCAAGGTGCGCTTTGACGCGGCTCCGGTGTATGGCTGGGTTTTGCTGGTGGCTACGGTCGCTTTTACGCTGCTGTACCTTTACCTGCTGCGGGTGCGTGGGATTCTGGCGGCCCGCGACGAAGCCCGCGAGGAACGCGAACTGATGAACGATCTACAAGGTGACGTGAGCGGCCTGACGACGCAAGCTGCCGGACGGAGCGCCCAACATGGATAAGTATTCGGTGTACGTGATCGTGGTGTATGTGGTGACGCTGGTGCTGCTGGGCGCGTATCTGGGCTGGCTGTGGCTGCGGTTGCGGGCCAGCACAGACGAGCCGGAGCTGAGTGCCGAGGCCGTACCCAGCCGCAACGCAGGCCAGAGGCGCTGACCATGAGCCTGCCTTCCTCTCCCCCGCCCTCGTCACCGCTGCCGCCTGCCCGCCGCCGCAAGCGCAGCCCGTTGCCTGTGGTGCTGGGCGTAACCGCACTGGTGGGCCTCACGGCTTTTATCGCCTTTGGGAATCTGGGCAAAAGCCTGGAATATTTTGTGACGCCCAGCGAGTACTTGCAGCAACGCGCCGAACTGGAAGGCCGCCCGATCCGCATCGGCGGGCTGGTGAAGGCCGTGCAGTACAACCCCCAAACGCTGGATCTGAAATTCAATGTCAGCGACGGCGGGGCCAGCTTTCCCGTGACCTACACCGGCGCGGTCAGCGACCTGTTCAAGGAAAATCAGGGCGTGGTGGTGCGCGGCCAGTTCACCGGAAACACCTTCGAGGCGCGTGAATTGGTCGTCAAGCACAGCGAGGAATACAACGTTCCCAAAACGCAAGCCGAACTTAAAGACCTCCTGCAACGCTCCGAATAATACGGACTCCGTTCCATTCCGCCACAACTGGGACTGCACCGCTTGCGCTCCATCGTCGTGAACGGACTCGCATGAGCAAGCCACTCTTCCATATCGCGTAGCTCGTATTTTTTCCTAGTCGCTCTACTCGGATTCAAAGCCCAAATATGGGGTTTTGAATTGGAATCCGAATAAGAACCCAACCGTGAGGGCCAACTGCCGATGCTGAATTTGATCTCCTTTCAATCGAGTGCGCTGGGGGCACTGGGCCAACTGGCGCTGCTGGCCGCACTCGCCTTTACGCTGGCGGGCACGTGGCTGGCGGTACTGGGCGGTATCCGGGCCGATGCGCGGGCCACCGAAGCGGCGCGGCGGTCTACCTGGGCCGTGTTCGCGCTGGTGTCATTGGCCATTATGGTGCTGCTCACGGCCCTCTTGCGCGATGACTTCTCGGTGCGCTATGTGGCCGAACACTCTATGCGGTCTTCTCCGACCTGGGTCAAAGTAACCAGTTTGTGGGGGGCGTTGGAAGGCAGCGTACTGCTGTGGGCGTGGATGCTGGCAGGCTTCACCTTTATCCTGAGTCTGACCTTGCGGCGCGATTCTTTGCGGCCCTGGGCACTGGCGGCCATGTTTGCCAGCCTGCTGTTTTTTGTGGGCGTGTGCGCGTCGGTGGCCTCTCCATTTACGCCTGTGTCCTCATTGCTGGCCGATGGGCGCGGCCCCAATCCGGCGCTGCAAAACCACTGGATGATGGCCGTGCATCCGGTCTTGCTGTACCTGGGCTTCGTGGGCCTGAGCGTGCCGTTTGCCTACGCGGTGGCCGCACTCGTCACGGGCCGCCTCAGCGATCACTGGGTCACGGTGACGCGGCGCTGGACGCTGGTGGCGTGGGTCTTCCTGACTGCTGCGATTGTGGCGGGCGGCTGGTGGAGCTACGAAACGCTGGGCTGGGGCGGTTACTGGGCCTGGGATCCGGTCGAAAATGCCAGCTTCATTCCCTGGCTGCTCACCACCGCCTTCCTGCACAGCGTTCAGATTCAGGAGCGGCGCGGGCTGATGCGCTCCTGGAACGTGTGGCTGATCGTGCTGGCCTACGCGAGTACGGTGCTGGGCACGTTCCTGAACCGCAGCGGCATCGTGCAGAGCGTTCACGCCTTCGCGGGCGGCCCGGTGGGGCCAGTGTTCCTCGGCTTCCTGGCCTTCCTGCTGATTGCCGGAATCGGGCTGGCCGCGTGGCGTGCCCCTCAACTGCGCGACGATGGAGACCCGCCTTCCGCCCTCAGCCGCGAGGGAGCCTTCCTGGCGGGTAACTGGCTGTTCGTGGTCTTTGCCGTGATGGTGCTGGTGGGCACGCTGTTCCCTACATTGGTAGAGGCGGTGCAGGGCCGCCGGGACGCCAGCGTGGGGCCAGCCTTCTACAACGCATTCGCTATTCCTTTGGGCCTCGGCCTGATGCTGATGATGGGCGTGGGGCCGCTGCTGCCCTGGCGCCGGGCCGATGGACAGACCTTCTGGCGGGCGCTGCGGCCCCTCCTGATCGTGGGCGTGGGCGCGGCAGCCTTGGCTTTCGTGCTGGGTATACGCGGCGCGGGTGTACTGGCAACCATTGCGCTGTCGGCCTACAACCTGCTGGGGCTGGCGCTTCTTAC from Deinococcus sp. QL22 encodes:
- a CDS encoding metallophosphoesterase family protein, producing the protein MRAGLNVLVVSDTHGLLALAQQADVVLHAGDVGKPEILAALQEATPGEVHAIRGNVDRAAPLNALPETLLLELGGVWVYLLHDLNGFDLVPEVAGVQVVISGHTHQPKLEQRGGVLYLNPGSVGPRRFRLPVACAWLHIRGGQITAEPVTLEV
- a CDS encoding PQQ-binding-like beta-propeller repeat protein, which produces MFLTPGPSAQTTVPRVTPAPATSAVTAPTAAPQVAWFKELRVLSGVAVSDTGDLVFVGSDARIHRTDARGVEKWNYATGDIGRAHPIITPQGNVIAASYDDYLYSLDTAGKLLWRVRLDGDLFASPALRPDGSVIATTAGGSVYAVSPAGKILWSLKIAAPIFSSPAIAPDGTIYFGGQDNRMHALTPDGKLKWAFAAGSLVFSSPAVDAQGNVYFGSSDRRIYAVGPDGKVRWSKPTGLFVNASPIVTSSSLVVVGSYDGSLYAINTTGETEWTYKAGSPIAAPAAELSDGTIVVGDLGGTLHAVGKAGQAIWTLKTGKKMDTGVAVSDQGMLYFVTEGGGLSALAKQRPLADGAWTTFRGLPTGWGRVLTPAEAQARTQARRAAATAVLATLPPAPKPPTPTPVTPPRPTPPTTPTTPTTPATPKPPVVVPPPAPVLTPTQLAGAAATGARLEAGLVYLPLTPAAGALGLTVRVLTPRTATLAANATDVGQVVPVRMLNKVAYVPLSALAKLPGTQVALTQAPTPAVTFTRLGRVTAFPLNLPKVTPIKPLPEYPDVIVRK
- a CDS encoding heme lyase CcmF/NrfE family subunit; the encoded protein is MLNLISFQSSALGALGQLALLAALAFTLAGTWLAVLGGIRADARATEAARRSTWAVFALVSLAIMVLLTALLRDDFSVRYVAEHSMRSSPTWVKVTSLWGALEGSVLLWAWMLAGFTFILSLTLRRDSLRPWALAAMFASLLFFVGVCASVASPFTPVSSLLADGRGPNPALQNHWMMAVHPVLLYLGFVGLSVPFAYAVAALVTGRLSDHWVTVTRRWTLVAWVFLTAAIVAGGWWSYETLGWGGYWAWDPVENASFIPWLLTTAFLHSVQIQERRGLMRSWNVWLIVLAYASTVLGTFLNRSGIVQSVHAFAGGPVGPVFLGFLAFLLIAGIGLAAWRAPQLRDDGDPPSALSREGAFLAGNWLFVVFAVMVLVGTLFPTLVEAVQGRRDASVGPAFYNAFAIPLGLGLMLMMGVGPLLPWRRADGQTFWRALRPLLIVGVGAAALAFVLGIRGAGVLATIALSAYNLLGLALLTGRALKQRREARQVGGFPALVREQPRRYGAYTAHIGLVVMALGLAFSGAYRGDAQATLNTGAAPKALLHEQLQLVSLREEQKPYGASAIARVLIDGRPFEARLNTFRQVPGTLFPAPAVRYGAITDTYLVLTSIDPAGKWVSVRLIESPLVSWIWWGTLIVCLGAGLTLVSPRQVQARRVPAGLVPATD
- a CDS encoding citrate/2-methylcitrate synthase → MTDIAKGLEGVLFTESKLTFINGTEGILTHLGIPIQEWAENSTFEELSFALLHARLPNAAELAKFDADLRANRALPEKLVEEIATFPKHAHPMQTLRTAVSYLALFDPQAEDTTPEGRYAISLRLIAQMSTIIAASARTREGQPIVAPRMDLTHAANFLYMLTGKEPTPEQARLFDIALVLHADHGMNASTFTAIATSSTLSDTYSCIVSAIGALKGPLHGGANEAVMDMLDEVGTPDKAAAYINGKLDRKEKIMGVGHRVYKYFDPRSRVLRDYAEHVANKEGKSTYYQILETIEKTVVERIGSKGIYPNVDFYSGTVYSDLGIRKEYFTPIFALARISGWCASVNEYTKDNRLLRPDAVYTGATDAHYVKLQDR
- the ccmE gene encoding cytochrome c maturation protein CcmE, which translates into the protein MSLPSSPPPSSPLPPARRRKRSPLPVVLGVTALVGLTAFIAFGNLGKSLEYFVTPSEYLQQRAELEGRPIRIGGLVKAVQYNPQTLDLKFNVSDGGASFPVTYTGAVSDLFKENQGVVVRGQFTGNTFEARELVVKHSEEYNVPKTQAELKDLLQRSE
- the ccsA gene encoding cytochrome c biogenesis protein CcsA, giving the protein MKDRITTPLGAVTLLLLLVALGLGLASPLDVNQGSLVRLMFVHVPTAWVSYLAYGGTGLFGLLYLMTRQRRWDRLAMASGELGVLFTVATIVGGMLWAKPTWGTYWVWDARLTTTALSLVVYGGYLLIRAMIDDPERRARVSAVVGIVGTLYIPINYMAVEWWRGVHQTQTLKLLGKVRFDAAPVYGWVLLVATVAFTLLYLYLLRVRGILAARDEAREERELMNDLQGDVSGLTTQAAGRSAQHG
- a CDS encoding MBL fold metallo-hydrolase, with protein sequence MTAATPMLTPIIGTLHALQVPIPYPMKTVTVLIDTGGGQSPITMIDTALDTPEARQAIEDGLSELGLHWPDIERVIITHHHPDHYGLAGVVEERSGAGVFMLDVEIGRGERYWHMWEDWLPGHIKHMQDHGLPPELLATLEADSRRSRTRVQPAARVQPLREGQHVTLAGQEWEVLWLPGHADGHLGLWNETDSILIAGDAILPRISPNIGLYAYTRPDPLGDYLQTLGKLEALNPRLAVVGHHGPVMDGVQARARQLRAHHHERLDFIRAEATAEPRTAYGLSLAMFNRDLNTSGRRFALAETLAHAEHLRLLGQLARTWQDEGWVYHG